Proteins from a single region of Pseudarthrobacter sp. NIBRBAC000502772:
- a CDS encoding multifunctional oxoglutarate decarboxylase/oxoglutarate dehydrogenase thiamine pyrophosphate-binding subunit/dihydrolipoyllysine-residue succinyltransferase subunit: MPEQPSHRLPEEFGGNEWLVDELYEQYQKDKNTVDTKWWPLFESFDSGSGSSSNGSTAVAVAHPATREMPAVPPAPPASATAAPATSPAAQPAAPATAPAAAKKAPATVARDGAKKTEPGTGAQPIPAQLPKNVKAPTAPEEDVVSVLRGPAKAIATNMVTSLEVPTATSVRAIPAKLLIDNRVVINSNLARARGGKVSFTHLIGYAVIRALAQFPSMNVYYDEIDGKPSAIQPAHVNFGIAIDMPKPDGTRLLMVPNIKKAETLNFSEFWHTYEDLIKRARAGKLTADDHSGTTVSLTNPGGIGTVHSVPRLSKGQAAIIGVGALDYPAEFQGASEKIIAQNAISKVLTLTSTYDHRVIQGAGSGEFLKLVHQLLLGAQNFYDEIFESLRIPYEPVRWSPDLQVDPADQINKVARIQQLIHSYRVRGHLMADTDPLEYVQRKHPDLDVLTYGLTLWDLDREWPTGGFGGAPMLKFRDILGVLRDAYCRTTGIEYMHIQEPEERKWFQDQLEHPYSKPSREEQLRIVSRLNAAEAFETFLQTKFVGQKRFSLEGGESLIPLLDAIISDAADDGLDEVAIGMAHRGRLNVLTNIAGKTYAQVFREFEGTQDPRSVQGSGDVKYHLGTEGTFTSESGNETKVYLAANPSHLEAVDSVLEGIVRAKQDRLDQGEAFPVLPLMVHGDAAFAGQGVVAETLNLSQLRGYRTGGTIHVVVNNQVGFTTAPSSSRSSTYSTDVAKMIQAPVFHVNGDDPEAVVRIAQLAYEFRQRFHKDVVIDMVCYRRRGHNEGDDPSMTQPMMYNLIEAKRSVRKLYTEALIGRGDITEEEAEQLLRDYQERLERVFAETHAAQTSPIPIITADSAAVSDIERPIAQQADFGTNAPASTAISPETLARIGKAHVQIPEGFTVHAKLKQLLEKREQMSREGGIDWGFGEIAAFGSLIMEGVPVRLAGQDSRRGTFVQRHAVFHDRANGGEWLPLGHLSDDQAKLWIYDSLLSEYAAMGFEYGYSVERPDALVLWEAQFGDFVNGAQTIIDEFISSAEQKWGQRSSLVLMLPHGYEGQGPDHSSARIERFLLMCAEENMIVANPTTAASHFHLLRRQAYSRPRKPLIIFTPKQLLRLKAAASSVEDFTTGSFRPVIGDHEPLAADAVERVLLVSGRLYYDLLSTRQKTGDKTTAIVRVEQLYPLPHEEIAAELAKYPNAEVVWAQDEPANQGPWPFMGLNLPEALDRRVRLVSRPASASTAAGSMKRHAAEQDSLLKQAFARK, from the coding sequence GTGCCAGAGCAGCCTAGCCACCGTCTACCAGAGGAATTTGGCGGAAACGAGTGGCTCGTTGACGAACTGTACGAGCAGTATCAGAAAGACAAGAACACGGTGGATACCAAATGGTGGCCCCTTTTCGAGTCCTTCGATTCAGGCAGCGGTTCTTCTTCCAACGGAAGCACGGCGGTAGCCGTGGCCCACCCAGCAACCCGCGAAATGCCGGCTGTACCGCCGGCACCTCCGGCTTCTGCAACTGCTGCACCGGCAACGTCGCCGGCCGCACAGCCCGCAGCGCCGGCCACCGCCCCCGCGGCGGCAAAGAAAGCTCCCGCTACGGTCGCCCGCGATGGCGCGAAGAAGACCGAGCCCGGAACCGGCGCCCAGCCGATTCCCGCCCAGCTTCCCAAGAACGTCAAGGCACCCACGGCTCCGGAAGAGGACGTGGTCTCCGTTCTTCGTGGCCCGGCCAAGGCCATCGCCACCAACATGGTCACCAGCCTTGAGGTCCCCACGGCCACCAGCGTCCGGGCTATTCCGGCCAAGCTGTTGATCGATAACCGCGTGGTCATCAACTCCAACCTGGCCCGTGCACGCGGCGGCAAGGTTTCCTTCACGCACCTCATCGGCTACGCCGTGATCCGGGCACTCGCCCAGTTCCCCTCGATGAACGTCTACTACGACGAAATCGACGGCAAGCCCAGCGCTATCCAGCCGGCCCATGTCAACTTCGGCATCGCCATTGACATGCCCAAGCCGGACGGCACCCGCCTGCTCATGGTTCCCAACATCAAGAAGGCGGAGACCCTCAACTTCTCCGAGTTCTGGCACACCTATGAAGACCTGATCAAGCGTGCCCGCGCCGGCAAGCTGACCGCTGATGACCACTCCGGCACCACGGTGTCCCTGACCAACCCCGGCGGCATCGGCACCGTTCACTCCGTGCCGCGTCTGTCCAAGGGGCAGGCTGCCATCATCGGAGTCGGCGCGCTGGACTACCCGGCCGAGTTCCAGGGCGCCAGCGAAAAGATCATTGCGCAGAACGCCATTAGCAAGGTCCTCACGCTGACATCCACCTATGACCACCGCGTCATCCAGGGAGCGGGCAGCGGCGAGTTCCTGAAGCTTGTGCACCAACTGCTGCTCGGTGCCCAGAACTTCTACGACGAAATCTTCGAGTCCCTCCGCATCCCGTACGAGCCCGTTCGCTGGAGCCCGGACCTGCAAGTGGACCCTGCCGACCAGATCAACAAGGTTGCCCGGATCCAGCAGCTGATCCACTCCTACCGTGTGCGCGGCCACTTGATGGCAGACACCGATCCCCTGGAGTACGTCCAGCGCAAGCACCCGGACCTTGACGTCCTCACCTATGGGCTGACCCTGTGGGACCTGGACCGTGAGTGGCCCACCGGCGGTTTCGGCGGCGCGCCCATGCTCAAGTTCCGCGACATCCTCGGTGTCCTCCGTGATGCCTACTGCCGTACCACCGGCATCGAGTACATGCACATCCAGGAGCCGGAGGAACGCAAGTGGTTCCAGGACCAGCTGGAGCACCCTTACTCGAAGCCGAGCCGCGAAGAGCAGCTGCGCATTGTGTCCCGACTCAACGCGGCCGAAGCGTTTGAAACCTTCCTGCAGACCAAATTCGTCGGCCAGAAGCGCTTCTCCCTGGAAGGCGGCGAATCCCTCATTCCGCTGCTCGACGCCATCATTTCCGATGCCGCCGACGACGGACTGGACGAGGTTGCAATCGGCATGGCCCACCGCGGCCGCCTGAACGTCCTCACCAACATCGCCGGCAAGACCTACGCCCAGGTGTTCCGCGAATTCGAAGGCACCCAGGATCCCCGCTCGGTGCAGGGCTCCGGCGACGTGAAGTACCACCTCGGTACCGAAGGCACGTTCACATCGGAAAGCGGCAACGAGACCAAGGTCTACCTCGCCGCCAACCCGTCCCACCTCGAGGCTGTCGACTCGGTGCTCGAAGGCATCGTCCGCGCCAAGCAGGACCGTCTGGACCAGGGCGAGGCCTTCCCGGTCCTACCCCTGATGGTCCACGGCGACGCTGCATTTGCAGGCCAGGGCGTGGTTGCCGAGACGCTGAACCTGTCCCAGCTCCGCGGCTACCGGACCGGCGGCACCATCCACGTGGTGGTCAACAACCAGGTGGGCTTCACCACCGCCCCATCGTCGTCGCGTTCATCCACGTACTCCACGGACGTCGCCAAGATGATCCAGGCACCGGTGTTCCACGTGAACGGTGACGATCCCGAGGCAGTGGTGCGCATTGCCCAGCTCGCCTACGAGTTCCGCCAGCGTTTCCACAAGGACGTTGTGATCGACATGGTGTGCTACCGCCGCCGTGGCCACAACGAGGGTGACGACCCCTCGATGACCCAGCCCATGATGTACAACCTGATCGAGGCCAAGCGCTCCGTCCGCAAGCTGTACACCGAGGCACTCATCGGCCGTGGCGACATCACCGAGGAAGAAGCGGAGCAGCTGCTCCGCGACTACCAGGAACGGCTGGAGCGGGTCTTCGCCGAAACTCACGCGGCCCAGACCTCGCCCATCCCGATCATCACCGCGGACTCCGCCGCCGTCTCCGACATTGAGCGTCCCATCGCCCAGCAGGCTGACTTCGGCACCAACGCCCCGGCGTCCACTGCCATTTCTCCGGAGACCCTGGCACGCATCGGCAAGGCCCACGTCCAGATCCCCGAGGGCTTCACCGTCCACGCCAAGCTCAAGCAGCTCCTCGAAAAGCGCGAGCAGATGTCCCGCGAAGGCGGCATCGACTGGGGCTTTGGCGAGATCGCGGCCTTCGGATCGCTGATCATGGAAGGCGTTCCCGTCCGGCTTGCCGGCCAGGACTCGCGCCGCGGCACGTTTGTGCAGCGCCACGCGGTGTTCCACGACCGCGCCAACGGCGGCGAGTGGCTGCCCCTGGGCCACCTCTCGGATGACCAGGCGAAGCTGTGGATCTACGACTCCCTGTTGTCCGAATACGCGGCCATGGGCTTCGAATACGGCTACTCGGTGGAACGCCCGGATGCCCTGGTGCTGTGGGAAGCGCAGTTCGGTGACTTCGTCAACGGCGCGCAGACCATCATCGATGAGTTCATCTCCTCGGCCGAGCAGAAGTGGGGCCAGCGCTCCTCCCTGGTCCTGATGCTGCCGCACGGCTACGAAGGCCAGGGCCCGGACCACTCGTCGGCACGCATCGAACGCTTCCTGCTGATGTGCGCCGAAGAGAACATGATCGTCGCCAACCCCACCACGGCGGCCTCGCACTTCCACCTGCTGCGCCGCCAGGCGTACAGCCGGCCGCGCAAGCCGCTGATCATCTTCACGCCGAAGCAGCTGCTGCGCCTCAAGGCAGCCGCGTCGTCCGTCGAGGACTTCACCACGGGCTCCTTCCGCCCCGTCATCGGTGACCACGAGCCGCTGGCGGCAGACGCCGTCGAACGCGTACTGCTGGTCTCCGGCCGCCTGTACTACGATCTCCTGTCCACCCGGCAGAAGACCGGTGACAAGACCACCGCGATTGTCCGTGTGGAGCAGCTCTACCCGCTGCCGCACGAAGAAATCGCAGCGGAACTGGCCAAGTACCCGAACGCGGAGGTTGTCTGGGCACAGGACGAGCCCGCCAACCAGGGACCGTGGCCGTTTATGGGCCTGAACCTCCCGGAGGCGCTGGACCGGCGCGTCCGCCTGGTGTCGCGTCCCGCATCGGCCTCCACGGCGGCCGGCTCCATGAAGCGACACGCAGCTGAGCAGGATTCACTGCTGAAGCAGGCATTTGCACGGAAGTAG
- a CDS encoding GDSL-type esterase/lipase family protein: MEDRKLRIAAVGDELLAGLGDPRALGWLGRVLARTPQDGMVMEAYALPCPQEGTEGLAARWQEEAGRRFGDQHENRLVIGLSGRDIEFGLSTARSRLNLANILDTATQNRIEVFVVGPPPTLDPVQNRRLADLNTAFADVTTRRKHLYVDTFSPLLNHEQWRQDLAANTGTPGQAGYGLMAWLVLHRGWFQWLGMDAPE, translated from the coding sequence GTGGAAGACAGGAAGCTGCGGATCGCAGCTGTTGGAGATGAACTGCTGGCCGGGCTGGGCGATCCCAGGGCCCTCGGCTGGCTGGGCCGCGTGTTGGCCCGCACTCCGCAGGACGGCATGGTCATGGAAGCGTATGCCCTCCCCTGTCCCCAGGAAGGAACGGAGGGGCTGGCTGCCCGCTGGCAGGAGGAGGCCGGGCGGCGGTTCGGTGACCAGCACGAGAACCGCCTGGTGATCGGCCTCTCGGGCCGGGACATCGAGTTCGGCCTGTCCACCGCCCGGAGCCGCCTGAACCTGGCCAACATCCTGGATACCGCCACGCAGAACCGGATCGAGGTGTTTGTGGTGGGCCCGCCGCCCACGCTGGACCCGGTACAGAACCGCCGGCTCGCCGATCTGAACACAGCCTTCGCTGACGTCACCACCAGGCGCAAGCACCTCTATGTGGACACGTTCTCCCCGCTGCTGAACCACGAACAGTGGCGCCAGGACCTTGCGGCCAACACCGGCACGCCCGGGCAGGCTGGCTATGGCTTGATGGCCTGGCTGGTCCTCCACCGTGGCTGGTTCCAATGGCTGGGCATGGACGCCCCCGAGTAA
- a CDS encoding DUF4097 family beta strand repeat-containing protein, which yields MTEDSWTVTGPQTIDVDHVRSLKLGMVRGRFDVVTHADAVARVEINDVQGDPVSVTLTDGRLEVRHQLHGPQGWFKNLMGTVNHNSNNSAVISIALPAGVEVEAGTVSGDGLVSGISGHTRLNTVSGSVMADGTSGELHVNTVSGEVIARNHDGVLTAKSVSGEVTASGRFSNIRAHTVSGDMSFDLLGFTHDFGANSVSGDLTIRLPHDVGVDIVAKSASGVVVIDDQQYSQPGGKVETIAGPDGKLMLVRTNSVSGKTSIFHGQPARSDDASSPEAGH from the coding sequence ATGACAGAGGACAGCTGGACCGTCACTGGTCCGCAAACCATCGACGTTGACCACGTCAGGTCGCTAAAGCTGGGCATGGTCCGCGGCCGGTTCGACGTCGTCACCCATGCCGACGCCGTTGCCCGCGTGGAGATCAACGACGTCCAGGGCGATCCCGTCTCGGTGACACTGACGGACGGCCGGCTTGAGGTCCGCCATCAGCTGCACGGCCCGCAGGGCTGGTTCAAGAACCTGATGGGCACCGTCAACCACAACAGCAACAACTCAGCGGTTATCAGTATTGCGCTGCCTGCCGGCGTCGAGGTGGAGGCCGGTACGGTCAGCGGCGATGGCCTTGTGTCCGGAATCAGCGGGCACACGCGGCTCAATACCGTTTCAGGTTCTGTGATGGCAGACGGCACATCCGGGGAACTTCACGTCAACACCGTCAGCGGCGAGGTCATCGCGCGAAACCACGACGGCGTCCTGACCGCCAAGAGTGTCTCCGGCGAGGTCACCGCATCCGGCCGGTTCAGCAACATCCGGGCTCACACGGTCAGCGGCGACATGAGTTTTGACCTGCTCGGCTTTACCCACGACTTCGGTGCCAATTCAGTCTCCGGCGACCTCACCATCAGGCTGCCGCACGACGTCGGGGTGGACATCGTGGCGAAGTCTGCCAGCGGCGTTGTGGTGATTGATGACCAGCAGTACTCTCAGCCCGGAGGCAAGGTGGAAACCATTGCCGGACCGGACGGGAAGCTGATGCTGGTCCGGACCAACTCGGTGTCCGGCAAAACGTCCATCTTCCATGGCCAGCCGGCCCGCAGTGACGACGCAAGCAGCCCGGAAGCGGGGCACTGA
- a CDS encoding PadR family transcriptional regulator produces MPPVFAHGALRLYLLALLESGPKHGYELIKALSERFGGTYSPSAGTIYPRLGKLEEEGLVATEPVGRRTNYRITAAGLAELNKRREELAGVENDISASVRRLADNLRADIRANMRGLRADLAATAEAARSTARAADFRKAGRQSSEGFRELKEAEMLLQAFRDDLRVELRLQATRQPLSAVTLETVRTVLDQARISIRNSLPG; encoded by the coding sequence ATGCCTCCGGTGTTCGCCCACGGCGCGCTCCGGCTGTACCTGCTCGCACTGCTGGAGTCGGGGCCTAAGCATGGCTATGAACTGATCAAAGCCCTCAGCGAACGGTTCGGCGGCACCTACTCCCCAAGCGCAGGAACCATCTATCCGCGGCTGGGGAAGCTGGAGGAAGAAGGGCTCGTCGCCACCGAGCCCGTTGGCCGCCGCACCAACTACCGCATCACCGCGGCGGGGCTTGCCGAACTCAACAAGCGCCGGGAGGAACTCGCCGGAGTCGAGAACGACATTTCCGCTTCCGTCCGCCGCCTGGCGGACAACCTGCGGGCGGATATCCGTGCCAACATGCGTGGGTTGCGGGCAGACCTGGCAGCCACCGCAGAGGCGGCCCGTTCCACGGCGCGGGCCGCCGATTTCAGGAAAGCCGGCCGCCAGTCTTCGGAAGGGTTCCGGGAGCTGAAGGAAGCGGAGATGCTGCTGCAGGCATTCCGGGACGACCTGCGCGTGGAACTGCGGCTGCAGGCAACCCGGCAACCGCTCAGCGCCGTCACGCTGGAAACTGTCAGGACCGTGCTGGACCAGGCGCGCATCTCCATCCGCAACTCACTGCCCGGCTGA
- a CDS encoding 50S ribosomal protein bL37: MSKRARKRRDRKRGGANHGKRPNA, translated from the coding sequence ATGAGCAAGCGTGCACGTAAACGTCGTGACCGTAAGCGTGGCGGCGCGAACCACGGGAAGCGCCCCAACGCCTAA
- the rsrA gene encoding mycothiol system anti-sigma-R factor: MSDCQGLGDCDDARMQRIYEYLDGALTRQDITEIKTHLDECPECTEQYDLECVIRNLVKRSCTEAAPENLKNAILDRIHSIRPVDA; this comes from the coding sequence ATGAGCGACTGCCAGGGATTGGGCGACTGCGATGACGCCCGGATGCAACGCATCTACGAATACCTCGACGGGGCGTTGACCCGCCAGGACATCACGGAAATCAAGACCCACCTTGATGAGTGCCCTGAGTGCACCGAGCAGTACGACCTCGAGTGCGTGATCCGCAACCTGGTGAAGCGCTCGTGCACCGAGGCCGCTCCGGAAAACCTGAAGAACGCCATTTTGGACCGGATCCACTCCATCCGCCCGGTGGACGCCTGA
- a CDS encoding sigma-70 family RNA polymerase sigma factor has protein sequence MSTLDPALEAMYEASEREAKTSSEANASSDAPAGSDSRPADAQPAAVVPVPAEPGPAEQPVDVAAESAEERRVRFERDAMQYVDQLYSAAMRMARNPADAEDLVQEAYTKAFSAFHQYKPGTNLKAWLYRILTNTYINLYRKRQREPLQSNSDTIEDWQLARAESHTSRGLRSAEAEALDHLPDSDVKRALQAIPEEFRLAVYFADVEGFAYKEISDIMNTPIGTVMSRLHRGRKMLRDMLADYAAERGFKGAVESQDTAATTKQENRK, from the coding sequence ATGAGCACCCTGGATCCGGCCCTCGAGGCCATGTATGAGGCCTCCGAACGAGAAGCCAAAACAAGCAGCGAAGCCAATGCCAGCAGCGACGCGCCGGCAGGGAGTGACTCGCGGCCGGCAGACGCGCAGCCTGCAGCGGTTGTCCCTGTGCCCGCTGAGCCTGGGCCCGCCGAGCAACCTGTGGATGTGGCCGCCGAATCAGCGGAAGAACGTCGGGTCCGTTTTGAGCGTGATGCCATGCAATACGTGGATCAGCTCTACTCGGCCGCCATGCGTATGGCCAGGAACCCCGCTGATGCGGAAGACCTGGTCCAGGAGGCCTACACGAAGGCGTTCTCCGCGTTCCATCAGTACAAGCCGGGAACCAACCTCAAGGCCTGGCTGTACCGGATCCTGACCAACACGTACATCAACCTTTACCGGAAGCGGCAGCGCGAACCGCTGCAGTCGAACTCGGACACCATCGAGGACTGGCAGCTGGCCAGGGCGGAGTCGCACACGTCCCGCGGCCTGCGCTCGGCCGAGGCTGAGGCGCTGGACCACCTGCCGGACTCGGACGTCAAACGGGCGCTGCAGGCCATTCCCGAGGAGTTCCGGCTGGCGGTGTACTTCGCCGATGTCGAAGGCTTCGCGTACAAGGAGATTTCGGACATCATGAACACGCCCATCGGGACAGTGATGTCCCGATTGCACCGCGGCCGGAAAATGTTGCGGGACATGCTGGCGGACTATGCCGCCGAACGAGGATTCAAAGGCGCCGTCGAATCACAGGACACGGCCGCGACCACAAAACAGGAGAACAGGAAATGA
- a CDS encoding DoxX family protein, which produces MSFVRTLARPMLASSFVVAGLDKLKNADDTATQLSPLLQKAAASLPFQADEKMLARVIGGTQVGAGVLFGLGKFSRLSATLLTVISLLNTFVEWRSADISTKEGREARRNQLLKNISLSGGALLASVDTAGKPGLAWRAEHLAADARKSAAGARKTTGQKLHKADKAVRRAVEHATGA; this is translated from the coding sequence ATGTCCTTTGTCCGTACTCTCGCCCGCCCCATGCTGGCTTCCAGTTTCGTAGTCGCCGGACTGGACAAGCTGAAGAACGCCGATGACACCGCCACCCAGCTTTCGCCGCTCCTGCAGAAGGCAGCCGCGTCGCTGCCGTTCCAGGCCGACGAAAAGATGCTGGCCCGGGTGATCGGCGGAACGCAGGTGGGTGCCGGCGTGCTGTTCGGCCTGGGCAAGTTCAGCCGCCTCTCGGCAACACTGCTGACCGTCATCTCGCTCCTGAACACCTTTGTGGAATGGCGCAGCGCGGACATCAGCACCAAGGAAGGCCGAGAAGCCCGCCGGAACCAGCTGCTCAAGAACATTTCCCTCAGCGGCGGCGCCCTGCTGGCCTCGGTGGACACCGCCGGCAAGCCGGGCCTGGCCTGGCGTGCCGAGCACCTCGCCGCGGACGCCCGGAAGAGCGCCGCCGGCGCCCGCAAGACCACCGGCCAAAAGCTTCACAAGGCAGACAAGGCCGTGCGCCGCGCCGTCGAACACGCAACGGGGGCGTAA
- the aroA gene encoding 3-phosphoshikimate 1-carboxyvinyltransferase produces MTGSTPPAATDSHSSTGTVPHWPAPFASRPINATVTVPGSKSLTNRFLVLAALADGPSRLRAPLHSRDSALMIDALRQLGATITEVPGDGAFGPDLEVMPLSQEAPSSRTHIDCGLAGTVMRFVPPLAALRNGVSVFDGDPHARKRPMGTIIEALKALGVALTADDGGTPSSLPFTVAGTGEVRGGHLVIDASASSQFVSALLLVGARFTDGLHLEHVGKPVPSLDHINMTVAVLRGVGVSVDDSVPNHWVVAPGPIRAFDQRIEQDLSNAGPFLAAALASGGTVRIPDWPAGTTQVGDLWRSILADMGADVSLVDGVLTVTGGPEIKGADFDETSELAPTVAALCALASGPSRLTGIAHLRGHETDRLAALVTEINRLGGDAEETSDGLVIRPAKLHAGVVHSYADHRMATAGAILGLAVPGIEVQDIATTAKTMPEFPQMWADMLAQGAAADKRAEGPTGGTQH; encoded by the coding sequence ATGACCGGTTCCACCCCGCCCGCAGCCACCGACTCTCACAGCTCCACCGGCACCGTTCCGCACTGGCCGGCCCCCTTCGCCAGCAGGCCCATCAACGCCACCGTCACGGTGCCGGGTTCAAAATCCCTGACCAACCGGTTCCTGGTGCTGGCCGCGCTGGCTGACGGGCCGTCCCGCCTCCGCGCCCCCCTGCATTCCCGGGACTCTGCGTTGATGATCGACGCCCTCCGCCAGTTGGGAGCCACCATCACGGAGGTGCCCGGCGACGGCGCGTTCGGGCCGGACCTTGAGGTCATGCCCCTGAGCCAGGAGGCGCCGTCGTCACGGACGCACATTGACTGCGGCCTCGCCGGAACAGTGATGCGGTTTGTTCCGCCGCTTGCGGCGTTGCGCAACGGCGTGAGCGTGTTCGACGGCGACCCCCACGCCCGGAAGCGTCCCATGGGCACCATCATCGAGGCCCTGAAAGCTCTCGGGGTGGCCCTGACCGCGGACGACGGCGGGACCCCATCGTCGCTGCCGTTCACCGTTGCTGGCACCGGGGAAGTCCGGGGCGGCCACCTGGTGATCGATGCCAGTGCGTCGTCACAGTTCGTCTCGGCCCTCCTGCTGGTCGGCGCCAGGTTTACCGACGGACTCCACCTTGAACACGTGGGCAAGCCGGTGCCGAGCCTGGACCACATCAACATGACCGTTGCCGTACTCCGCGGCGTCGGTGTATCAGTTGACGATTCCGTGCCCAACCACTGGGTAGTGGCACCGGGCCCCATCCGCGCCTTTGACCAGCGCATTGAGCAGGACCTCTCCAACGCCGGCCCGTTCCTGGCCGCCGCGCTGGCCTCCGGCGGCACTGTCCGGATCCCGGACTGGCCCGCCGGCACCACCCAGGTGGGAGACCTCTGGCGCAGCATCCTAGCGGACATGGGCGCGGACGTCAGCCTCGTTGACGGCGTCCTGACCGTCACGGGCGGGCCAGAGATCAAGGGTGCGGATTTTGACGAAACCAGCGAACTCGCCCCTACCGTGGCGGCCCTCTGCGCCCTGGCCAGCGGACCTTCACGGCTGACCGGCATCGCGCACCTTCGCGGCCACGAGACGGACCGGTTGGCCGCGCTGGTCACCGAAATCAACCGCCTCGGCGGCGACGCGGAGGAAACCAGCGACGGCCTGGTGATCCGCCCGGCAAAGCTGCACGCCGGCGTCGTCCACAGCTACGCGGACCACAGGATGGCCACCGCCGGTGCCATCCTCGGCCTCGCGGTACCGGGCATCGAAGTCCAGGACATCGCTACCACTGCCAAGACCATGCCGGAATTCCCGCAGATGTGGGCCGACATGCTGGCCCAGGGCGCTGCTGCCGACAAGCGCGCGGAAGGTCCCACCGGTGGCACGCAGCACTGA
- the rsgA gene encoding ribosome small subunit-dependent GTPase A, with amino-acid sequence MARSTDSWDESDVRIRPSKKGSRPRTKDRPSHDDAVTGRIITVDRGRYTAVVGEDSGDERIIIAARARELRRSPVVAGDFVSLVGDVSGEPDTLARLVRIQDRRTLLRRSADDTDPIERAVVANADQLVVVVAAANPEPRTGFIDRALVAAYDAGIEPLLLVTKADVKDPAELLSNYEHLDFPVIISRTSDSEASGIDARSDDGLSARLDSDAVSQLRAYLEGKVSVMLGHSGVGKSTMVNALTGAERATGGVNAVTGRGRHTSSSALALKLTGAPTGSWIIDTPGIRSFGLAHVDPDRILRSFPDLEPGTDACERGCKHNTAAVNCGVDAWVSAGHAGPTGPARLASLRRLLGTDPRLVGQETKELGSIG; translated from the coding sequence GTGGCACGCAGCACTGATTCCTGGGACGAGTCCGACGTCCGGATCCGGCCCAGCAAAAAGGGCTCCCGGCCGCGCACGAAGGACCGCCCCAGCCACGACGACGCCGTCACGGGCCGCATCATCACCGTGGACCGCGGCCGGTACACCGCCGTCGTCGGCGAAGACTCGGGCGACGAGCGGATCATCATCGCAGCCAGGGCCCGCGAACTCCGCCGCTCCCCCGTGGTTGCCGGCGACTTCGTCTCCCTCGTTGGAGATGTCTCCGGGGAGCCTGACACGCTGGCCCGCCTCGTCCGGATCCAGGACCGCAGGACCCTGCTGCGCCGCAGCGCCGATGACACTGATCCGATCGAGCGTGCGGTGGTGGCCAACGCAGATCAGCTGGTGGTGGTGGTGGCCGCCGCAAACCCGGAGCCGCGCACAGGCTTCATCGACCGCGCCCTGGTTGCCGCTTACGACGCCGGCATTGAGCCGCTGCTGCTCGTCACCAAGGCGGACGTCAAGGATCCGGCGGAACTGCTGTCCAACTACGAGCACCTGGACTTCCCGGTGATCATCAGCCGCACGTCGGACTCCGAAGCATCAGGTATCGATGCCCGCTCCGACGACGGCCTCTCGGCCCGCCTGGACAGTGACGCAGTTTCGCAGCTCCGCGCGTACCTCGAAGGCAAGGTCTCGGTGATGCTGGGTCATTCCGGCGTCGGCAAGTCCACCATGGTCAATGCACTCACCGGAGCCGAACGGGCCACCGGTGGTGTGAACGCGGTGACCGGCCGCGGCCGCCACACGTCGTCGTCGGCCCTTGCCCTGAAGCTGACCGGAGCTCCCACCGGAAGCTGGATCATCGACACCCCTGGCATCCGTTCGTTCGGCCTTGCCCATGTGGACCCTGACCGGATCCTGCGGTCCTTCCCGGACCTGGAGCCGGGTACGGATGCCTGCGAGCGTGGCTGCAAGCACAACACCGCTGCCGTCAACTGCGGGGTGGATGCCTGGGTGTCCGCCGGCCACGCGGGCCCCACAGGCCCGGCCCGGCTCGCGTCCCTGCGACGGCTGCTGGGCACGGATCCCCGCCTGGTGGGCCAGGAAACCAAGGAACTGGGCAGCATCGGCTAG